From one Lycium barbarum isolate Lr01 chromosome 6, ASM1917538v2, whole genome shotgun sequence genomic stretch:
- the LOC132599848 gene encoding probable aspartic proteinase GIP2 codes for MALWSTNYNDSKIGHLLSSASGVMFSCCEDFLLQELAYGVKGMAGLGNGYTGLPSQLARAFRLPRKFAICLSANTKSNGVILFGEGRSVYASNDALTYTPLLKNPVSTAGAYYPGEPSVEYFIGVKKILVNGKIVPINSKLLAINKTNGVGGTKIITVVPYGTMETSIYKAFKQEFLKAIDKVPIAEPIRPFELCFNLLNLGTLTGLIIPQVSLVLQDDQNNTTWDLSVDNFMASPVDRSDLLCLGFLDGGKFPRTSIVLGGLQIEENLLKFDLVKKRVGFKSLHLSSLLKCSNKFNFTSKA; via the coding sequence ATGGCTTTATGGTCCACTAATTATAATGACTCCAAAATTGGTCATCTTTTATCATCAGCTAGTGGGGTGATGTTTAGTTGTTGTGAAGATTTTTTGTTACAAGAATTAGCCTATGGAGTTAAGGGTATGGCTGGACTTGGAAATGGTTACACTGGGCTTCCTTCACAATTAGCTAGAGCTTTTCGATTACCTCGAAAATTCGCTATTTGTTTGAGTGCTAATACTAAATCAAATGGTGTTATTTTGTTTGGTGAAGGACGATCTGTTTATGCCTCTAATGATGCACTAACTTACACTCCTCTGCTTAAAAATCCTGTTAGTACTGCAGGGGCTTATTATCCAGGTGAACCATCGGTTGAATATTTCATTGGAGTGAAGAAAATCTTAGTCAACGGAAAAATTGTACCAATTAATAGTAAGTTACTAGCTATTAACAAGACTAATGGAGTTGGAGGAACAAAGATTATCACTGTTGTTCCTTACGGTACAATGGAGACATCGATTTACAAGGCGTTTAAGCAAGAGTTTCTTAAAGCTATTGATAAAGTTCCAATAGCAGAACCTATTAGGCCATTTGAGTTGTGCTTTAACTTGTTGAATTTGGGTACTCTAACTGGCTTAATAATTCCTCAAGTCAGTCTTGTTTTGCAAGATGATCAAAATAATACCACTTGGGATCTTTCTGTGGACAATTTTATGGCTTCTCCTGTTGATAGAAGTGACTTGTTGTGTCTAGGATTTTTGGATGGTGGTAAATTTCCTCGAACATCTATTGTTCTTGGAGGATTACAAATTGAAGAGAACCTGTTGAAATTTGATCTTGTGAAGAAAAGAGTGGGATTTAAGTCTTTGCACCTATCATCCCTACTCAAATGCAGCAACAAATTCAATTTTACATCCAAGGCTTGA